Proteins from a single region of Pirellulales bacterium:
- a CDS encoding aldo/keto reductase, translating into MQHRKLGRTDLNLPILGFGASSLGQEFRSITLTEALDSVRVALDCGINFIDTSPFYGRGMSEVLLGIALRDVPRDSYILCSKLGRYDLAHFDFSTRRVAESVDVSLHRLGTDHLDIMLCHDIEFVPLPQIVAETMPALRKIQQAGKVRYIGFSGYPQKIFRTICDQADVDCILSYNQYTLQNTRLADESIPYLQSRGVGILNAGPFSARLLTNAPLPAWLKEPESVKAAARRAAELCAARGSDIAKLALQFACANPDIASTIAGSANPHNIRNWASWLAEPIDQELLRDVQAIFAPVKNIGHVEGLPENN; encoded by the coding sequence ATGCAACACCGCAAACTGGGACGTACCGACTTAAACCTGCCAATCCTGGGCTTTGGGGCATCTTCCCTGGGCCAGGAGTTTCGCAGCATCACCCTGACCGAAGCGCTCGATAGCGTGCGGGTCGCGCTGGATTGCGGAATCAACTTTATTGATACGTCCCCCTTTTATGGCCGGGGAATGAGCGAGGTGCTGCTGGGAATTGCCCTACGGGATGTCCCGCGCGACAGCTATATCCTGTGTAGCAAGCTGGGCAGGTACGATCTGGCTCATTTTGACTTTAGCACCCGCCGCGTGGCCGAAAGCGTCGATGTCAGCCTGCATCGGCTGGGGACGGACCACCTGGATATCATGCTCTGCCATGATATCGAGTTTGTCCCCCTGCCGCAAATCGTCGCCGAAACAATGCCCGCGCTGCGTAAAATTCAACAAGCGGGCAAAGTGCGGTACATCGGCTTTAGCGGCTACCCCCAAAAAATCTTTCGCACGATTTGCGACCAGGCGGATGTCGATTGCATTCTGTCTTACAACCAATACACGCTGCAAAACACGCGTTTGGCGGATGAATCGATTCCCTACCTGCAAAGCCGCGGCGTCGGCATCCTGAACGCGGGGCCGTTTTCCGCCCGTTTACTCACCAACGCCCCCCTCCCCGCGTGGCTTAAGGAACCAGAATCCGTCAAGGCCGCGGCCCGCCGCGCCGCCGAACTGTGCGCCGCCCGGGGAAGCGACATCGCCAAACTGGCCTTGCAGTTTGCTTGCGCAAATCCGGACATTGCCAGCACGATCGCCGGCAGCGCCAATCCCCACAATATCCGCAACTGGGCCAGTTGGCTGGCCGAACCCATTGATCAAGAGCTGTTGCGCGATGTGCAGGCCATTTTTGCCCCCGTCAAAAACATCGGCCATGTCGAGGGTTTGCCGGAGAATAATTGA
- a CDS encoding zinc-binding alcohol dehydrogenase family protein, producing the protein MLALQLAQPQQWQLIDIPTPPTPGPGEALLRVRAVGICGTDIAGYLGKMPFFSYPRIPGHELGVTVMAVGEGVANVRPGQLCSVEPYLNCQKCYACRRGYTNCCETNQTLGVMCDGGLTSQIILPARKLHPAEALSPEQCALVETLAIGCHAVDRGGAQPGQNVLLLGAGPIGLAALEFVKLSGARPIVMDLSPNRLDFVRQHMGVADTILAQGTEADSAAVAELTNGQLADVVIDATGSHLSMARALEFAAFAGKIVYVGITQQTLAIPHPPHLHRRELSILASRNAPSRDFPRIIDLIAAGKIDTRPWITHRAAFMQIPEVFASWLDPGAGVIKAVVEME; encoded by the coding sequence ATGCTCGCTCTGCAACTCGCCCAGCCGCAACAGTGGCAACTGATCGACATTCCCACCCCCCCCACGCCTGGTCCAGGAGAAGCCCTCTTGCGCGTGCGCGCGGTTGGTATCTGCGGGACCGATATCGCCGGATACTTGGGCAAAATGCCGTTTTTTTCCTACCCACGCATCCCCGGGCATGAGCTGGGTGTGACAGTCATGGCCGTGGGAGAGGGAGTCGCCAATGTCCGCCCCGGGCAACTCTGCTCGGTCGAGCCGTACTTGAATTGCCAGAAATGCTACGCCTGCCGCCGCGGTTATACCAATTGCTGCGAGACTAACCAAACGCTGGGCGTGATGTGCGACGGTGGCCTAACCAGCCAGATTATTCTTCCCGCGCGAAAGCTGCACCCCGCGGAAGCGCTCTCGCCCGAGCAGTGTGCCCTGGTCGAGACGTTGGCGATCGGCTGCCATGCGGTCGATCGGGGGGGAGCGCAACCCGGGCAAAACGTACTGCTACTGGGGGCGGGGCCAATTGGCCTGGCCGCGCTCGAGTTTGTCAAGCTTTCCGGCGCACGGCCCATCGTCATGGACCTGAGCCCGAATCGGCTCGATTTTGTCCGCCAACACATGGGTGTGGCGGATACGATTTTGGCCCAGGGGACCGAGGCTGACAGTGCGGCTGTGGCGGAGTTAACCAATGGTCAACTGGCCGACGTGGTCATTGATGCAACGGGAAGCCACCTGTCGATGGCACGGGCGCTGGAATTTGCGGCATTTGCCGGAAAAATTGTGTATGTGGGGATCACCCAGCAGACGCTGGCGATCCCCCATCCGCCGCATTTGCACCGGCGAGAGTTATCGATTTTGGCCAGTCGCAACGCCCCGAGCCGCGACTTTCCGCGGATCATCGATTTAATCGCCGCGGGAAAAATTGACACCCGCCCCTGGATCACACACCGGGCGGCATTTATGCAAATACCGGAAGTTTTTGCAAGCTGGCTGGATCCCGGTGCGGGGGTGATCAAGGCCGTGGTGGAGATGGAATAG
- a CDS encoding GlsB/YeaQ/YmgE family stress response membrane protein — protein sequence MLAFMWWIVIGLVAGLLARLIMPGNQPMGWVMTIMLGLLGSIVGGFLASMIFGTDPREPGFQTGGFIASTIGALILLALYGAYERRTTSRL from the coding sequence ATGCTGGCTTTTATGTGGTGGATTGTGATCGGATTGGTCGCCGGACTGCTAGCTCGCCTTATCATGCCCGGAAATCAGCCCATGGGCTGGGTGATGACCATCATGCTGGGGTTATTAGGCTCGATTGTTGGCGGATTTTTGGCTTCGATGATTTTTGGCACCGATCCGCGCGAACCCGGTTTTCAAACGGGCGGCTTTATAGCGTCCACCATCGGGGCGTTAATTTTGCTGGCCCTGTATGGCGCGTACGAACGACGGACAACCAGCAGGTTGTAG
- the glmS gene encoding glutamine--fructose-6-phosphate transaminase (isomerizing), with amino-acid sequence MCGIVGYVGFRTAQEILVEGLRRLEYRGYDSSGVATIAPGGRLQVVKSVGRIDNLAKKLAQTPATGSVGIGHTRWATHGVPNDVNSHPHWGGDDVLVLCHNGVIENFRALKTQLEAQGYVFRSATDTEVVAHLIDSYLREQGCEAAHLPANGKQNGLAPAENNSHNNNNGAKKGDHADPYAHLIRAISAALAKLQGTYGLAIMFRDYPEVIFAARLGSPLVVGVGDGEHFIASDAAPLVGHTDKIVYLSDHELAVVTADHLRLIHRDTGHVAVDVKQLELEASSVQLNGYRHYMLKEIFEQPETLQNAMRGRLSVDEATSVFGGLNLKPQQLRSVNRIILTGCGTSWHAALVGEYLIEELARLPVEVEYASELRYRNPPVDKDTLLFAITQSGETADTLAALREFKRKGHPTMAICNVVGSTIARECDGGIYLHAGPEIGVASTKAFTSQVITLAMLALHLGRLRHLSFGAGQRIIEQLRRLPELVAETLECNDLVAKIAEKYCECRNFLYLGRNYNFPTALEGALKLKEISYLHAEGYPAAEMKHGPIALVDEFTPSVFLMPKGFVYDKVMSNLEEIKARGGPVIAVVDNDDDRVEHLADDVIRVPAVEEFLQPIVSIVPLQLLAYHIALLRGCDVDKPRNLAKSVTVE; translated from the coding sequence ATGTGTGGCATCGTCGGTTATGTGGGCTTTCGTACGGCACAAGAAATCCTGGTGGAAGGGCTGCGGCGGTTGGAGTATCGCGGCTATGACAGCTCTGGCGTGGCAACCATCGCTCCGGGGGGCCGTCTGCAAGTGGTCAAGTCCGTGGGGCGGATCGATAATCTGGCCAAAAAGCTAGCTCAGACCCCCGCCACGGGGAGCGTGGGGATTGGCCACACCCGCTGGGCGACGCACGGCGTGCCCAACGATGTCAACAGCCACCCCCACTGGGGAGGCGACGATGTCCTGGTGCTGTGCCATAACGGCGTGATCGAAAATTTCCGCGCGTTAAAGACGCAGCTCGAGGCGCAGGGGTATGTCTTTCGCTCGGCCACGGATACAGAGGTGGTCGCGCATCTGATCGATAGCTACCTGCGGGAACAAGGGTGCGAGGCCGCGCATTTGCCCGCCAATGGCAAACAAAATGGCCTGGCGCCCGCGGAGAATAACTCGCATAACAATAATAATGGCGCTAAGAAAGGCGATCACGCCGACCCCTACGCGCATCTTATTCGGGCGATTAGCGCCGCCCTGGCCAAGCTTCAGGGGACCTACGGCCTGGCGATCATGTTTCGCGATTATCCCGAAGTGATCTTTGCCGCCCGCCTGGGAAGCCCCCTAGTCGTGGGCGTGGGAGATGGCGAGCATTTTATCGCTAGCGATGCCGCTCCGCTGGTCGGCCACACCGATAAAATTGTTTACCTGAGCGATCATGAATTGGCGGTGGTCACCGCCGATCACTTGCGTTTGATCCATCGCGATACGGGGCATGTGGCGGTTGATGTGAAGCAGTTGGAGCTAGAAGCCAGCTCGGTCCAGCTCAACGGCTATCGCCATTACATGCTCAAGGAGATTTTTGAGCAGCCGGAAACCTTGCAAAACGCCATGAGGGGCCGCTTGAGCGTGGACGAGGCGACCAGCGTCTTTGGCGGGCTAAATCTCAAGCCACAACAATTGCGCAGCGTAAACCGCATCATTCTGACCGGTTGCGGAACAAGCTGGCACGCGGCGCTGGTGGGGGAATACCTGATTGAGGAGCTGGCCCGCCTGCCCGTCGAAGTGGAATACGCCAGCGAACTGCGGTACCGCAATCCACCGGTCGATAAGGACACGCTACTGTTTGCTATTACCCAATCCGGGGAGACGGCGGACACGCTGGCGGCCCTGCGGGAATTCAAACGCAAGGGGCACCCCACGATGGCCATTTGCAATGTCGTGGGAAGCACCATCGCCCGCGAATGCGATGGCGGGATTTACCTGCACGCCGGGCCAGAGATTGGCGTGGCTAGCACCAAGGCATTTACCTCGCAAGTAATCACGCTGGCCATGCTGGCGCTGCACTTGGGCCGGTTGCGGCATCTGAGCTTTGGAGCAGGGCAGCGCATCATCGAACAACTGCGCCGGCTGCCGGAACTAGTTGCCGAGACGCTGGAATGCAACGATCTTGTGGCAAAAATCGCCGAAAAATACTGCGAATGCCGGAACTTTTTGTATTTGGGTCGGAATTACAATTTTCCCACGGCCCTGGAAGGCGCGCTCAAGCTCAAGGAAATTAGCTATCTCCATGCCGAGGGGTACCCCGCCGCGGAAATGAAGCACGGACCCATCGCCCTGGTCGATGAGTTCACGCCCAGTGTGTTTCTCATGCCAAAGGGGTTTGTCTATGATAAGGTGATGTCCAACCTGGAAGAGATCAAGGCCCGGGGGGGGCCGGTAATCGCGGTGGTGGACAACGATGACGACCGGGTGGAACACCTGGCGGACGATGTGATTCGCGTGCCGGCGGTCGAGGAATTTTTGCAGCCGATCGTCTCGATCGTGCCGCTACAACTGCTGGCGTATCACATCGCGCTATTGCGGGGCTGCGACGTGGATAAACCGCGCAATTTGGCCAAGAGCGTAACGGTGGAGTAA
- a CDS encoding 3-deoxy-manno-octulosonate cytidylyltransferase: MPANHSHSSYVVIPARLASTRLPRKLLLSATGKTLLQHTYEAALQAKLPVGICIAADHEDIAAAARGFGARVIMTSPACASGTDRLAEVAPQLAGVDLIVNVQGDEPELSGATIDAAIKLLTNSPQAQMATLGTPIHEREKLHDPACVKVVWRRDDFTNGTLGSDKAAGTVSSSATASFLATGTALYFSRSAIPHARDWRDDLLTAEPAHFYQHLGLYVYRREFLPLFAGLPRTPLEKLENLEQLRVLEHGHQIRIGIVEEPTVGIDTPADYAAFVKRYAERESQ; the protein is encoded by the coding sequence ATGCCCGCGAATCACTCCCACTCCAGCTATGTGGTCATTCCCGCGCGGCTGGCCTCAACCCGCCTGCCGCGAAAATTATTATTGTCCGCTACAGGAAAGACGCTGCTTCAGCATACGTACGAAGCGGCCCTCCAAGCGAAATTGCCAGTCGGCATTTGCATCGCCGCCGATCACGAGGATATTGCCGCCGCGGCGCGTGGGTTTGGGGCGCGGGTCATCATGACCAGCCCTGCCTGTGCTAGCGGAACGGATCGCCTGGCGGAGGTTGCGCCACAACTGGCGGGGGTGGATTTGATCGTCAATGTTCAAGGGGACGAGCCGGAACTAAGTGGCGCGACCATCGACGCGGCGATCAAACTGCTGACAAATTCCCCGCAAGCACAAATGGCCACGCTAGGGACGCCGATCCACGAGCGTGAAAAACTGCACGACCCGGCGTGTGTAAAAGTGGTCTGGCGAAGGGATGATTTCACGAACGGAACTTTAGGAAGTGATAAGGCGGCCGGAACTGTGTCCAGTTCCGCTACGGCAAGTTTTTTGGCCACTGGGACCGCGCTCTATTTTAGCCGGTCGGCTATTCCCCACGCCCGCGACTGGCGGGACGACCTGCTAACAGCGGAACCGGCGCACTTTTACCAGCATCTTGGCTTATATGTGTACCGGCGGGAATTTTTGCCGCTGTTTGCCGGTCTGCCGCGGACGCCACTCGAAAAATTGGAAAATCTGGAACAGTTACGCGTATTGGAACATGGCCACCAAATCCGCATCGGCATTGTAGAGGAACCAACGGTGGGCATAGACACACCGGCGGATTACGCGGCCTTTGTCAAGCGCTATGCGGAGAGAGAATCGCAGTGA
- a CDS encoding peroxidase family protein yields the protein MSNRILAGGCFVIWLGFIGFSQPLCAEYRSLDGSANNLNITAQGAANTPIIRFQYAAFYPGDGRGTTMLQPPAAPNPRALSNSFAQAFADRVDSRGLLENSRNLSDYIWQWGQFLTHDLDLSTQSAANGVNPIAVPTGDPQFDPLHTGTQIIPFTRSDFVISPATQIREQLNRVTSYIDASQVYGSDATRARALRTLNDGKLLTSAGNLPGFNTGGFLNDNNNPSLTADQLFFTGDVRANEQVGLTALHTVFLREHNRLADLIAARQAASLPADPIARDEEIYQRARRIVGAEMQIITYREFLPALMGQFAPRAESYSYLDFIDASVTQTFSHALFRIGHSQNSPTIQLVNGNGQIIDSLSLRDGFFNPALLRDNPDHVNQILRGLAVQRAQATDLHYVEELRSFLFGPPGAGGLDLLALDIQRGRDHGLPSYNQSLLAYAGDFRATVQQITPDVELQAVLTDLYDIDIDPNNIGNIDLIVGALAEPQFFGELGQSAFIVIDNQFRRLRDGDRFFYLGEAAGLYDNINGEYALRSEIRDLLDLDQLTLSRVIKWNTDIGYLPENVFFAGPVPEPSGLVMIGLSGAGAFWFLRYRKRAGGV from the coding sequence GTGTCCAACCGTATTCTGGCAGGGGGATGTTTTGTCATCTGGCTGGGGTTTATTGGTTTTTCGCAACCTCTGTGTGCCGAATACCGCAGCCTGGACGGATCAGCCAATAACTTGAACATCACCGCGCAGGGCGCGGCTAATACGCCGATTATCCGGTTTCAATACGCGGCCTTTTATCCCGGGGATGGCCGCGGCACCACCATGCTGCAACCCCCCGCGGCGCCCAATCCCCGCGCGCTCAGCAACTCATTTGCCCAGGCTTTTGCCGATCGCGTGGATTCCCGGGGCCTGTTGGAAAATTCCCGCAATCTGAGTGACTATATTTGGCAGTGGGGCCAGTTTCTCACGCATGACCTGGACTTGTCTACGCAATCCGCCGCCAATGGCGTCAATCCCATCGCCGTGCCCACTGGCGACCCGCAGTTTGATCCGTTGCATACCGGGACGCAAATCATCCCGTTCACGCGTTCCGATTTTGTCATCAGTCCCGCGACACAAATTCGCGAGCAACTCAACCGCGTGACCAGCTACATCGATGCCTCACAGGTGTATGGCTCTGACGCCACGCGCGCGCGGGCGCTGCGTACCTTAAACGACGGCAAATTGCTCACCAGCGCGGGAAATTTGCCCGGATTTAACACCGGTGGGTTCCTCAACGACAATAACAATCCCTCGCTGACCGCCGATCAGCTTTTTTTCACGGGCGACGTCCGCGCAAACGAGCAAGTGGGCCTGACCGCATTGCATACAGTTTTTTTGCGGGAGCATAACCGCCTGGCCGATCTCATTGCCGCGCGGCAAGCGGCCAGCCTGCCCGCCGATCCCATCGCTCGGGATGAAGAGATTTACCAGCGCGCGCGACGGATTGTCGGGGCCGAGATGCAAATCATCACCTATCGGGAATTCTTGCCCGCGCTCATGGGCCAATTCGCCCCCCGCGCCGAAAGTTACTCTTATCTCGATTTTATTGACGCCTCGGTTACGCAAACTTTTTCGCATGCCCTGTTCCGCATTGGCCACAGCCAGAACTCCCCCACCATTCAACTCGTCAATGGCAATGGCCAAATCATCGATTCGCTCTCGCTGCGCGATGGGTTCTTTAACCCCGCGCTGCTGAGGGACAATCCCGATCATGTCAACCAAATTCTCCGCGGACTGGCCGTGCAACGCGCCCAGGCTACGGACCTGCATTATGTCGAGGAATTGCGCAGCTTTCTCTTTGGGCCACCGGGAGCCGGCGGACTGGATCTATTGGCGCTGGATATTCAGCGCGGTCGCGACCATGGCCTGCCTAGCTATAACCAAAGTCTGCTGGCCTACGCGGGGGACTTTCGCGCGACCGTGCAACAGATCACGCCCGATGTCGAACTTCAAGCCGTGCTGACGGACCTGTACGACATTGACATCGATCCCAACAACATCGGTAATATCGACTTGATCGTGGGTGCCCTAGCCGAGCCGCAATTCTTTGGCGAATTGGGCCAAAGCGCGTTTATCGTGATTGATAATCAGTTTCGCCGCTTGCGCGACGGGGACCGCTTTTTTTACCTGGGAGAAGCCGCCGGGCTGTATGACAACATCAACGGAGAATACGCCCTCCGTTCCGAAATTCGGGATCTGCTCGATCTTGATCAACTGACCTTATCGCGGGTGATCAAGTGGAATACGGATATTGGCTATCTGCCCGAGAATGTTTTCTTTGCCGGCCCCGTCCCGGAACCGAGCGGTCTGGTGATGATCGGGCTGTCAGGTGCGGGAGCGTTTTGGTTTTTGCGATATCGCAAACGGGCCGGCGGGGTCTAA
- the argF gene encoding ornithine carbamoyltransferase, whose product MRHLLSITDLRPAEVEAIFSITRDLKSKHAEGLREPLLPGRVMALLFEKPSLRTRVSFESGMIQLGGGSLFLTEDSGFNSQRESLADFGRVLSQFVDVIVVRAKAHKTVEELARHSACAVINGLTDLCHPCQALADLYTLQELVGPLAGQRLTYIGDANNVARSLLELCGYLGVKFVMATPSNYQFAPEELTKLRRLIPGLDITVTTDPRSAVRGAAAVYTDVWTSMGQEAESTQRRADFAAYQVNAALLQAAPEAYFMHCLPAHRGEEVTDEVIDGPRSIVVQQAGNRLHVQKGILAWLLSRG is encoded by the coding sequence ATGCGACATTTGCTCTCGATCACGGACTTGCGCCCCGCGGAGGTGGAAGCGATCTTTTCCATCACTCGCGATCTCAAAAGCAAACACGCCGAGGGCTTGCGCGAGCCGTTGCTGCCTGGTCGGGTCATGGCTCTGCTCTTTGAAAAGCCGTCGTTGCGGACGCGTGTCAGCTTTGAAAGCGGCATGATCCAGTTAGGCGGGGGAAGTCTGTTTTTAACCGAGGATTCGGGATTCAATTCACAGCGCGAATCACTGGCAGACTTTGGCCGCGTGCTTAGCCAGTTTGTAGATGTGATCGTCGTGCGGGCCAAGGCCCACAAAACCGTAGAAGAACTAGCACGGCACTCCGCCTGCGCGGTGATCAACGGCCTGACTGACTTGTGCCATCCGTGTCAGGCCTTGGCGGATTTGTACACGTTGCAGGAACTGGTCGGCCCGCTAGCAGGGCAGCGGTTGACTTATATTGGCGATGCCAATAACGTCGCCCGCAGTTTACTGGAACTGTGCGGATACCTGGGGGTCAAATTTGTCATGGCGACGCCCTCTAACTACCAGTTTGCCCCGGAGGAACTGACTAAATTGCGAAGATTGATTCCCGGCCTGGATATAACCGTCACCACTGATCCCCGCTCTGCGGTCCGGGGCGCTGCGGCCGTGTACACCGATGTCTGGACTAGCATGGGCCAAGAGGCCGAATCCACCCAGCGACGCGCGGATTTTGCCGCGTACCAGGTGAATGCGGCCCTACTGCAAGCCGCCCCCGAGGCCTATTTTATGCATTGCCTCCCCGCCCATCGGGGTGAGGAAGTAACTGACGAGGTGATCGACGGCCCCCGCAGCATCGTTGTCCAGCAGGCGGGAAACCGACTGCATGTGCAAAAGGGGATCTTGGCGTGGCTCCTAAGCCGGGGCTAG
- a CDS encoding aspartate aminotransferase family protein — MATATATASSAEIVELFQKYVVPNYNRYPVALVRGQGSWVWDAEGNRYLDFFPGWGCNLLGHCPEPVVQAVQQQVAELIHVPNTWYTEAQGEWAKALSERSFGGLAFFCNSGAEANEAAIKLARLHTPKERYKIITFRGGFHGRTMGAVTATAQPKYHEGLGPMLPGFVYAPFGDLEATRKLVDGETAAILVEPIQGEGGINIPDRDFLPGLRALCDEQGLVLMFDEVQTGCGRTGEWFAYQHFGVTPDVMTLAKSLCGGIAGGALLCKKELAPSLRPGMHAATFGGNPLAARAGIAALQMIEDENLLDQAKALGDLFLDEFTSLQQECAIIKGVRVRGVMIGIELTIEGAPLVKACLERNLLINCTQGNVLRLLPAMNLSQEQARQGIEIMSAALKLADAGKLSP, encoded by the coding sequence ATGGCCACCGCGACCGCTACCGCTAGTTCGGCCGAAATTGTCGAGCTATTTCAAAAATACGTCGTCCCCAACTACAACCGCTACCCCGTGGCCCTGGTCCGCGGGCAAGGTTCCTGGGTCTGGGATGCCGAGGGAAACCGCTACCTCGACTTTTTTCCCGGCTGGGGCTGCAATCTGCTGGGCCACTGCCCCGAACCGGTCGTGCAGGCCGTCCAACAGCAAGTGGCTGAGTTGATTCACGTCCCCAACACCTGGTATACCGAAGCCCAGGGGGAATGGGCCAAGGCGCTGTCGGAACGCAGTTTTGGCGGGCTGGCGTTTTTTTGCAACTCCGGGGCCGAAGCTAACGAAGCCGCGATCAAACTGGCCCGGCTGCACACGCCCAAGGAACGGTACAAAATCATTACCTTTCGCGGAGGATTTCATGGGCGGACCATGGGGGCCGTCACCGCCACAGCCCAACCCAAATACCACGAAGGGCTAGGCCCGATGCTGCCGGGGTTTGTGTATGCCCCGTTTGGAGACCTAGAGGCCACGCGCAAGCTGGTCGATGGCGAGACCGCGGCGATTTTGGTGGAGCCGATTCAAGGAGAGGGGGGAATTAACATTCCCGATCGCGATTTTTTGCCCGGCCTACGCGCGCTGTGTGATGAACAGGGCTTGGTACTGATGTTTGACGAAGTGCAAACCGGTTGTGGGCGGACGGGGGAATGGTTTGCCTATCAGCATTTTGGCGTTACGCCCGACGTCATGACCCTGGCCAAATCGCTTTGCGGCGGAATCGCCGGTGGCGCGCTGTTGTGCAAAAAAGAGCTGGCCCCCAGCCTGCGTCCGGGGATGCACGCGGCGACTTTTGGTGGAAATCCCCTGGCCGCCCGCGCGGGAATCGCCGCTTTGCAAATGATTGAGGACGAAAATCTGCTCGACCAGGCCAAGGCGCTGGGGGATTTGTTTCTGGACGAATTTACCTCCTTGCAACAGGAATGCGCCATTATCAAGGGGGTCCGGGTGCGGGGCGTGATGATCGGCATCGAATTGACCATCGAAGGGGCTCCCTTGGTCAAGGCGTGCCTTGAACGCAATTTGCTGATCAACTGCACCCAGGGTAACGTGCTGCGGTTGCTTCCGGCCATGAATTTGTCCCAGGAGCAGGCCCGCCAAGGGATCGAAATTATGTCGGCAGCGCTAAAGCTAGCGGATGCGGGTAAATTGAGTCCCTAA
- the argB gene encoding acetylglutamate kinase, which produces MTTATQQKAINKADILIEALGWIRRFRDKITVIKLGGSVMENPDALRHLLVDIVFLETVGMRVVVVHGGGAAISRAMDAAGLVPRFIQGRRYTDAATLEIVEQVLAYQTNEQIAASIEQFGGRAMPLNFRTTNVLFGEKLWLENNTNGQHTPGEKIDLGFVGGVTRVDRTTIDNLCYAGQVPVIPSMCIDATGQKYNVNADTAATAVAQALGAEKLVFLSDVNGVRRDKNDPASLIHTLTASDARAMISSGQIESGMIPKVEGCLDTLDKGVRKIHIIDGRIRHSLLLEIYTNTGVGTEILQDPA; this is translated from the coding sequence TTGACCACTGCGACCCAGCAAAAGGCGATTAACAAAGCCGACATCTTGATCGAGGCCCTGGGCTGGATTCGCAGATTTCGCGATAAAATTACCGTGATCAAGCTGGGGGGGAGCGTCATGGAAAATCCCGACGCCCTGCGCCATCTGCTGGTCGATATCGTCTTTCTCGAAACCGTGGGAATGCGGGTTGTTGTGGTACATGGTGGGGGGGCGGCGATTAGCCGGGCGATGGATGCCGCCGGGCTGGTTCCCCGGTTTATTCAGGGGCGGCGCTATACCGACGCCGCCACGCTGGAAATCGTCGAGCAGGTCCTGGCCTACCAAACCAACGAACAAATTGCCGCCAGCATCGAACAATTTGGCGGGCGGGCCATGCCCCTGAACTTTCGCACGACCAATGTGCTCTTTGGGGAAAAACTCTGGCTGGAAAACAACACAAACGGTCAACATACTCCCGGCGAAAAAATCGACCTCGGCTTTGTGGGGGGGGTGACCCGCGTGGACCGGACCACCATCGACAATTTGTGCTACGCCGGGCAGGTGCCGGTGATCCCGTCCATGTGCATCGATGCCACGGGGCAAAAGTACAACGTCAACGCCGACACCGCGGCCACTGCCGTCGCCCAGGCCTTGGGAGCCGAAAAGCTGGTTTTTTTGAGCGATGTCAACGGCGTCCGCCGTGACAAAAACGATCCCGCCTCGCTTATTCATACCCTCACCGCCAGCGACGCCCGAGCCATGATCAGCAGCGGACAGATCGAAAGCGGGATGATCCCCAAGGTCGAAGGCTGCCTGGACACGCTGGATAAGGGGGTCCGCAAAATTCATATTATTGACGGGCGTATCCGTCATTCGCTGCTGTTAGAAATTTACACCAACACCGGCGTCGGCACCGAAATTCTCCAAGACCCGGCCTAA